One window of the Deltaproteobacteria bacterium genome contains the following:
- a CDS encoding MotA/TolQ/ExbB proton channel family protein — protein sequence MDIASLIGVISGVMLVISAILIGGSVHNFFNLPGFMVVFGGTIAATFLTFQLRDVLSAFKAAFFVFSEKKRDPNDMISTMISLCYVTRREGIVKLGGVKTQSVFLKKVCNLIADGSEEELFRKTMAIEMEAMKARHFMVQDVFKKMSLYAPAFGMLGTLIGLIQMLSRLQEPSSIGPAMAIALLTTFYGSLLSTLFFLPVAGKLKSRTLLELINMEIITEGGISILEDNNPMLVYEKLSSYVAARIRRPMKRTTQKKDG from the coding sequence ATGGACATTGCATCTCTGATCGGGGTTATTTCAGGCGTTATGCTGGTCATCTCCGCCATATTAATCGGCGGCAGTGTTCATAATTTCTTTAATCTGCCCGGATTCATGGTTGTGTTCGGCGGGACAATAGCTGCAACCTTTTTGACTTTCCAGTTAAGGGACGTATTGTCTGCTTTCAAAGCCGCTTTTTTTGTGTTTTCAGAAAAGAAACGAGATCCGAATGATATGATATCAACCATGATTTCACTTTGTTATGTCACCAGGAGAGAAGGGATTGTCAAGTTGGGCGGCGTAAAGACACAATCAGTTTTTCTGAAAAAAGTGTGCAATCTGATTGCTGATGGTTCTGAGGAAGAGCTCTTCCGCAAGACAATGGCAATCGAAATGGAGGCGATGAAGGCGAGGCACTTCATGGTTCAGGACGTTTTCAAGAAAATGAGTCTTTATGCCCCTGCTTTTGGCATGCTGGGGACACTTATAGGCCTGATCCAGATGCTCAGCAGATTGCAGGAGCCGAGTTCCATCGGGCCGGCCATGGCCATAGCCCTTTTGACAACCTTTTATGGCTCGCTTCTCTCCACGTTGTTTTTTCTGCCCGTTGCGGGAAAATTAAAGTCCAGAACGCTCTTGGAGCTTATCAACATGGAGATCATTACGGAAGGAGGCATATCGATTCTGGAAGATAATAATCCGATGTTGGTATATGAGAAGCTCTCATCTTACGTAGCTGCCAGAATTCGCAGGCCCATGAAACGAACAACGCAAAAGAAAGATGGATAA
- a CDS encoding OmpA family protein translates to MDKASQTLSEIMEEESTVGWLVTYADLMTLLLCFFVLLFAISTMNLEKFKQALSAIQISLGEKAPPVGLLELVVDSPPAAIGLAKPSSRAGPSEKKIVLEDLIGLTSRDIYRDVQHFVHKSKLSDHIVVSMDGSKVIIRVTGKVLFESGIAILNLGATPILDDIVEISKRYPEYNVRIEGHSDNIPISTAQFPSNWELSAVRATTVLRYLIDGGIDPNRLTGTGYGSLLPLVPNNTDSNRARNRRVEFVLEKKPE, encoded by the coding sequence ATGGATAAAGCCAGTCAAACCCTTTCTGAAATAATGGAAGAGGAATCCACGGTAGGGTGGCTGGTCACCTATGCGGATTTGATGACTCTCCTTCTTTGCTTTTTTGTCCTTTTGTTTGCCATATCGACTATGAATCTTGAGAAATTCAAACAAGCCCTGTCTGCAATTCAAATAAGCCTCGGAGAAAAAGCCCCTCCAGTGGGTCTTCTGGAACTGGTTGTTGACTCTCCCCCTGCGGCTATCGGTCTTGCTAAACCGAGTTCACGGGCCGGCCCATCGGAGAAGAAGATTGTCCTGGAAGATTTGATTGGGCTGACGTCGAGGGATATTTACAGGGATGTGCAGCATTTTGTTCACAAAAGCAAACTGAGTGATCACATCGTTGTCTCCATGGATGGATCAAAGGTTATTATCCGCGTGACAGGCAAGGTCCTTTTTGAATCCGGCATCGCAATCCTCAACCTGGGAGCAACCCCGATACTGGACGATATTGTCGAAATATCAAAGCGTTATCCGGAATACAATGTCCGTATCGAAGGTCATTCCGATAATATTCCTATTTCAACGGCGCAGTTTCCTTCGAACTGGGAGCTATCTGCGGTTCGAGCAACAACAGTGCTTCGCTATCTCATTGACGGAGGTATAGACCCTAACAGACTGACGGGAACAGGATACGGATCATTGCTTCCACTGGTACCAAACAACACGGACAGCAACAGAGCACGCAACAGGAGGGTGGAGTTTGTTTTGGAAAAGAAGCCAGAATGA
- a CDS encoding PilZ domain-containing protein, producing MFWKRSQNDMGIISSDSIDRRSSYRVRPLSTEPIRIEFKGKTLFVKDISAGGLSFCNDNFAAGDSQLITLDLPGENVTITAKTEVIRIDRQGVCHCRFVGLSDDLVNAIHQYVMAVQVEEMREKRRDSRQVSQSGDMTI from the coding sequence TTGTTTTGGAAAAGAAGCCAGAATGATATGGGGATAATTTCTTCCGACTCAATTGATCGGCGATCCTCATACCGGGTCCGCCCGCTTTCCACAGAACCCATACGAATAGAGTTTAAGGGAAAGACGCTCTTTGTAAAGGATATCAGTGCCGGTGGGCTATCGTTTTGCAATGACAATTTTGCGGCAGGAGACTCCCAGTTAATTACTCTTGATTTGCCGGGGGAAAACGTAACCATAACTGCAAAGACGGAAGTCATCAGGATCGACCGGCAAGGCGTTTGCCATTGTCGTTTCGTAGGGTTAAGTGATGATTTAGTCAATGCAATCCATCAGTATGTGATGGCAGTTCAAGTAGAGGAAATGCGGGAAAAAAGACGAGATTCACGCCAGGTCTCTCAGTCTGGAGACATGACTATCTAG
- a CDS encoding YqgE/AlgH family protein has product MSQEKAYETSLKGHFLIAMPSLLDPNFSQSVTYLGEHTPEGAMGLVINRVHSELITQAVFEELNLKSVPEISSLPLHLGGPVHTEQIFILHGPPFGWEACRPVTPSLALSNSRDLVEVLAQGKGPKSFILAIGCAGWGPGQLESEIMANSWLTCPANEAILFETPVEQRWEQAARLLGIDPARLADVAGHA; this is encoded by the coding sequence ATGAGTCAGGAAAAAGCATACGAGACATCCCTGAAAGGACACTTCCTGATTGCCATGCCCAGCCTGCTGGATCCGAATTTTTCCCAAAGCGTGACTTATCTGGGAGAGCACACTCCAGAGGGGGCCATGGGTCTGGTCATCAACCGTGTCCATTCGGAACTGATCACGCAAGCCGTATTCGAGGAACTGAACCTGAAATCCGTGCCCGAAATAAGTTCCCTTCCTCTTCACCTGGGGGGACCTGTGCATACGGAACAGATTTTCATATTGCATGGTCCTCCCTTTGGCTGGGAAGCCTGCCGTCCGGTTACCCCTTCCCTTGCTTTGAGTAATTCCAGAGATCTCGTGGAAGTGCTTGCTCAAGGGAAAGGACCCAAATCTTTCATACTTGCCATCGGGTGTGCGGGTTGGGGGCCAGGCCAGTTGGAATCTGAGATCATGGCCAATTCCTGGCTGACCTGTCCTGCCAATGAAGCTATTCTCTTTGAAACCCCTGTTGAGCAGCGGTGGGAGCAGGCTGCCAGGCTCCTGGGTATCGATCCGGCTCGGCTTGCCGATGTTGCAGGCCATGCATGA